In Halorientalis sp. LT38, a genomic segment contains:
- a CDS encoding CDGSH iron-sulfur domain-containing protein, with protein sequence MAREITHEATGPEIVDENDIGEKGDIAICMCGLSGEYPFCDGSHQATADEDDDVLYKYDGDDDEKQRHVIAELVFEDESA encoded by the coding sequence ATGGCACGCGAAATCACGCACGAGGCGACCGGGCCGGAGATCGTCGACGAGAACGACATCGGCGAGAAGGGCGACATCGCCATCTGCATGTGCGGCCTGTCCGGCGAGTACCCCTTCTGCGACGGCTCACACCAGGCCACGGCCGACGAGGACGACGACGTACTGTACAAGTACGACGGTGACGACGACGAGAAACAGCGCCACGTGATCGCAGAACTGGTCTTCGAAGACGAGTCGGCGTAG